From a single Mobula birostris isolate sMobBir1 chromosome 13, sMobBir1.hap1, whole genome shotgun sequence genomic region:
- the LOC140207824 gene encoding uncharacterized protein, which yields MAHQRVHTGEKPFTCSVCGKRFTQSSNLLAHQRVHTGEKPFNCSVCGKRFTQSSNLLAHQRVHTGEKPFTCSVCGKRFTNSSTLQRHQRVHTGEKPLTCSVCGKRFADQSTRQKHQRVHTGEKPFTCSECGKRFTESSSVQRHQRVHTGEKPFTCSVCGKRFTESSNLRSHQRVHTGEKPFTCSVCGKRFTNSSTLQRHQRVHTGEKPFTCSVCGKRFTDKSTLQKHQRVHTGEKPFTCSECGKRFTESSSLQRHQRVHTGEKPFTCSVCGKRFTNSSSRQNHQRIHTGEKPFTCSECGKGFTQSSNLQSHQRVHTGEKPFTCSFCRKGFTNSSSLQNHQRVHTGEKPFTCSVCGKRFTQSSSLLSHQRVHTGEKPFTCLECGKGFSQSSKLLAHQSVHSGEWPFTCSDCGKGFTCSSKLMAHQRVHTGEMLFTCSNHQRVHTGERPFTCSVCGKRFTQSSNLQIHQRVHTGEKPFTSSECEKGFTQSSTLQNHQRVHTGERPFTCSVCGKRFTQSSSLQRHQRVHTGEKPFTCSVCGKRFTESSNLLAHQRVHTGEKPFTCSVCGKRFTNSSTLQRHQRVHTGEKPFTCSVCGKRFADQSTLQKHQRVHTGEKPFTCSECGKRFTESSSLQRHQRVHTVEKPFTCSVCGKRFTCSSKLMAHQRVHTGEMLFTCSVSEKRFTESSNLVAHQRVHTGEKPFTCSVCGKRFTQSSLLQSHQRVHTGERPFTCSVCGKRFTHSSTLQNHQRVHTGEKPFTCLVCGKRFTQSSTLQNHQRVHTGERPFTCSVCGKRFTQSSNLQISGKGFTESSNLMAHQRVHTGEKPFSCSECGKRFTHSSALLVHQRVHTGEKPFTCSECGKRFTQSSHLQSHQRVHTGEKLFTCSECGKRFTRLSHLQNHQRVHTGEKPFTCSECGKEFTQSSHLQSHQRVHTGEKPFTCSECGKTFAHSSNLQSHQRVHTGDKPFTCSVCGKRFTRSSHLQSHQRVHTGEKPFTCSECGKGFTQSSHLQNHQRLHTGEKLFTCSECGKGFVQLSNLQSHQRVHTGDKPFTCSVCGKRFTHSSSLLVHQRVHTGEKLFTCSVCPKRFSRSTHLQSHQRVHTGEKPFTCSECGKRFSESSHLQSHQRVHTGEKPFTCSECGKRFTQLSNLQSHHRVHTGEKPFTCSVCGKGFTRLSDLQSHQRDQTGEKPFTCSVCGKRFTRSSDLQSHQRVHTGEKPFTCSVCGKGFTQSSNLQSHQRVHTGEKPFTCSVCEKRFTHSSALLVHQRVHTGEKPFTCSECGKRFTRSFTLQSHQRVHTGEKPFTCKECGKGFTQSSQLLAHQSVHNGE from the exons atggctcaccagcgagttcacaccggggagaagccattcacctgctcagtctgtgggaagagattcactcagtcatccaacctactggcacatcagcgagttcacactggggagaagccgttcaactgctcagtctgtgggaagagattcactcagtcatccaacctactggcacatcagcgagttcacactggggagaagccgttcacctgctcagtctgtgggaagagattcactaattcatccaccctacagagacatcagcgagttcacactggcgagaagccattgacctgctcagtctgtgggaagagattcgctGATCAATCCACCCGAcagaaacatcagcgagttcacactggggagaagccgttcacctgctcagaatgtgggaagagattcactgagtcatccagcgtacagagacatcagcgagtccacactggggagaagccattcacctgctcagtctgtgggaagagattcactgagtcatccaacctacggagtcaccagcgagttcacactggggagaagccattcacctgctcagtctgtgggaagagattcactaattcatccaccctacagagacatcagcgagttcacactggcgagaagccattcacctgttcagtctgtgggaagagattcactgataaatccaccctacagaaacatcagcgagttcacactggggagaagccattcacatgctcagaatgtgggaagagattcactgagtcatccagcctacagagacatcagcgagtccacactggggagaagccgttcacctgctcagtctgtgggaagagattcactaattcatccagccgacagaatcatcagcgaattcacactggggagaagccgttcacctgctcagaatgtgggaagggattcactcagtcatccaacctacagagtcatcagcgagttcacactggggagaagccgttcacctgctcattctgtaggaagggattcactaattcatccagcctacagaatcatcagcgagttcacactggggagaagccgttcacctgctcagtctgtgggaagagattcactcagtcatccagcctactgagtcatcagcgagttcacactggagagaagccgttcacctgcttagaatgtgggaaagggttcAGTCAGTCATCCAAactgctggcacaccagtcagttcacagtggggagtggccgttcacctgctcagactgtgggaagggattcacttgctcatctaagctaatggctcaccagcgagttcacactggagagatgctgttcacctgctca aatcatcagcgagttcacactggggagaggccattcacctgctcagtctgtgggaagagattcactcagtcatccaacctacagattcatcagcgagttcacactggggagaagccgttcaccagctcagaatgtgagaaaggattcactcagtcatccaccctacagaatcatcagcgagttcacactggggagaggccattcacctgctcagtctgtgggaagagattcactcagtcatccagcctacagagacatcagcgagtccacactggggagaagccattcacctgctcagtatgtgggaagagattcactgagtcatccaacctactggcacatcagcgagttcacactggggagaagccgttcacctgctcagtctgtgggaagagattcactaattcatccaccctacagagacatcagcgagttcacactggcgagaagcccttcacctgctcagtctgtgggaagagattcgctgatcaatccaccctacagaaacatcagcgagttcacactggggagaagccattcacctgctcagaatgtgggaagagattcactgagtcatccagcctacagagacatcagcgagtccacactgtggagaagccattcacctgctcagtctgtgggaagagattcacttgctcatctaagctaatggctcaccagcgagttcacactggagagatgctgttcacctgctcagtctctgagaagagattcactgagtcatccaacctagtggcacatcagcgagttcacactggggagaagccgttcacctgctcagtctgtgggaagagattcactcagtcatccctcctgcagagtcatcagcgagttcacactggggagaggccattcacctgctcagtctgtgggaagagattcactcactcatccaccctacagaatcatcagcgagttcacactggggagaagccattcacctgcttagtctgtgggaaaagattcactcagtcatccaccctacagaatcatcagcgagttcacactggggagaggccattcacctgctcagtctgtgggaagagattcactcagtcatccaacctacag atttctgggaaaggattcactgagtcatctaacctaatggctcaccagcgagttcacactggggagaagccattcagctgctcagaatgtgggaaaagattcactcactcttccgccctactggtacaccagcgagttcacactggggagaagccgttcacctgctcagaatgtgggaagagattcactcagtcgtcccacctacagagtcatcagcgagttcacactggggagaagctgttcacctgctcagaatgtgggaagagattcactcggttatcccacctacagaatcatcagcgagttcacactggggagaagccgttcacctgctcagaatgtgggaaggaattcactcagtcgtcccacctacagagtcatcagcgagttcacactggggagaagccattcacctgctcagaatgtgggaagacatTCGCTcattcatccaacctacagagtcatcagcgagttcacactggggataagccgttcacctgctcagtctgtgggaagagattcactcggtcatcccacttacagagtcatcagcgagttcacactggagagaagccgttcacctgctcagaatgtgggaagggattcactcagtcatcccacctacagaatcatcagcgacttcacaccggggagaagctgttcacctgctcagaatgtgggaagggattcgttcagttatccaacctacagagtcatcagcgagttcacactggggataagccattcacctgctcagtctgcggGAAGAGATTCACCCACTCTTCCAGCCtactggtacatcagcgagttcacactggggagaagctgttcacctgctcagtttgtCCGAAGAGATTCAGTCGGTCAACCCACCTACaaagtcatcagcgagttcacactggggagaagccgttcacctgctcagaatgtgggaagagattctctgagtcatcccacctacagagtcatcagcgagttcacactggggagaagccattcacctgctcagaatgtgggaagagatttacTCAgttatccaacctacagagtcatcatcgagttcacactggggagaagccattcacctgctcagtctgtgggaagggattcactcggttatccgacctacagagtcatcaacgAGATCagactggggagaagccattcacctgctcagtctgtgggaagagattcactcggtcatccgatctacagagtcatcagcgggttcacactggggagaagccgttcacctgctcagtctgtgggaagggattcactcagtcatccaacctacagagtcatcagcgagttcacactggagagaagccattcacctgctcagtctgtgagaagagattcactcactcttccgccctactggtacatcagcgagttcacaccggggagaagccgtttacctgctcagaatgtgggaagagattcactcgatcattcaccctacagagtcatcagcgagttcacactggggagaagccgttcacctgcaaagaatgtgggaagggattcactcagtcatcccaactactggcacaccagtcagttcacaatggggagtga